One Nocardia iowensis DNA window includes the following coding sequences:
- a CDS encoding YybH family protein, translating into MSDDEKKIRVLIERWAAAVHAGDLDTVLADHAPDIVMFDVPPPDEGLRGIDAYQAAWPGFFEWQAQGATFEIVSLDVTAGADVAFAHALLLCGTADDFAKDPGRRLRLTLGLRKENGRWIVAHEHHSFPDASLPAV; encoded by the coding sequence ATGTCGGACGACGAGAAGAAGATCCGGGTGCTGATCGAACGGTGGGCCGCCGCCGTGCACGCGGGCGACCTGGACACCGTGCTCGCCGACCACGCGCCCGACATCGTCATGTTCGACGTGCCGCCGCCGGACGAGGGCCTGCGCGGCATCGACGCCTACCAGGCGGCCTGGCCCGGCTTCTTCGAGTGGCAGGCGCAGGGCGCGACATTCGAGATCGTCTCGCTGGATGTCACTGCGGGTGCCGATGTGGCATTCGCGCACGCCCTACTGCTGTGTGGCACGGCCGACGACTTCGCGAAGGATCCTGGACGTCGGTTGCGGCTCACCCTCGGCCTGCGCAAGGAGAACGGCCGGTGGATCGTGGCGCACGAGCACCACTCGTTCCCCGACGCCAGCCTGCCCGCCGTCTGA
- a CDS encoding acetyl-CoA carboxylase family protein, giving the protein MRVVVVNRGEVAVRVLRAVRERGWGTLAVCTAEERDALHVRLADDVVQLPGVGAAAYLDVNAVVAAAGKAGAGALVHPGYGFLSESADLASACAAAQLVFVGPGPEVLRTFGDKVAARAAAERAGVRVLAATSAGAEVAEIAGLLAAHPDGVMVKAAAGGGGRGMRVVRDPEALGEAYARCRAEALAGFGDDTVYGEALVADARHIEVQVVADGVRAVAVGDRDCSVQRRHQKLIEVAPAPNLAAALRDRLHADAVRLAESVGCRGVITVEFLVRAEDAWFLEVNPRLQVEHTVTEAVMGVDLVAIQLDLARGCTLADLDLPAGAPRGHAVQARVNAEIVTASGDVLPSTGTVAQFAAPTGVGVRVDTAAYTGMRQGAQFDSLLAKVITHAPSYGAALRRCSDALAETVVVGVDTNAALLRAVIDGLSGGTTVSTSWFEQNLNEIVTRAIDYVPAPHLEQPADAVIAESVVLQDDEQALRSPMGGTVVSLVEPGTVVAAGAEVAVLEAMKMQHVLRAEQPLRIRRHVAAPGDTVDPHAPLLVWTEADHDGLVPDVMAIDLDVVRPDLAEVRDRHRIGLDESRPTAVAKRHRLGRRTARENIADLVDDDSFIEYGALAVAAQRLRRSQEDLIANTPADGLIGGVATINADRFGADRGRVVVMSYDYTVLAGTQGMRNHVKTDRMLELAREQQLPVVFFTEGGGGRPGDTDYSGISGLDVTTFRAMGALSGRVPLVGIVSGRCFAGNAALLGMCDVVIATPDANIGMGGPAMIEGGGLGVYAPEDIGPIDVQRRNGVVHIVAADEAEAVRVAQRSLAYFQGPVDDWSAPDPRLSRHVVPENRLHAFDIRTAIEAVADLDSVLELRRDWAVGIVTALIRVEGRPYGLIANNCHHLGGAIDAPAADKLSSFLRLCDANGLPIVSLCDTPGFMVGPEAEKDATVTKFSRLFIDAAALSVPWGTIILRKGYGLGAQAMAAGSFRAPRFVIAWPTGEIGGMGLEGAVRLGFAKELAAIEDPVARQEAFDNLVALAYANGKALTAATVLELDDVIDPAHTRRWITTLR; this is encoded by the coding sequence ATGCGCGTGGTTGTGGTGAACCGGGGTGAGGTGGCGGTTCGGGTTTTGCGGGCGGTTCGGGAGCGGGGGTGGGGGACGTTGGCGGTGTGTACTGCTGAGGAGCGGGATGCACTGCATGTTCGGCTGGCGGATGATGTTGTCCAGCTTCCCGGAGTTGGTGCTGCCGCGTATCTGGATGTGAACGCGGTCGTCGCGGCGGCGGGTAAGGCCGGGGCGGGGGCGTTGGTGCATCCGGGGTATGGGTTCCTCAGTGAGAGTGCGGATCTCGCTTCCGCCTGTGCCGCGGCTCAGCTGGTATTCGTGGGGCCGGGGCCGGAGGTGCTGCGGACATTCGGTGACAAGGTTGCCGCCCGTGCGGCGGCGGAGCGGGCCGGGGTGCGGGTGTTGGCGGCGACGTCGGCGGGCGCGGAGGTGGCCGAGATCGCCGGACTGCTTGCCGCGCATCCGGATGGGGTGATGGTGAAGGCCGCGGCTGGGGGCGGTGGGCGTGGAATGCGGGTGGTGCGGGACCCGGAGGCGCTGGGGGAGGCGTATGCGCGTTGTCGGGCGGAGGCACTGGCGGGGTTCGGCGATGACACGGTGTATGGCGAAGCGTTGGTGGCCGATGCGCGGCACATCGAGGTGCAGGTGGTCGCGGACGGCGTGCGTGCGGTTGCCGTCGGCGACCGGGATTGCAGTGTGCAGCGGCGGCACCAGAAATTGATCGAGGTGGCACCCGCGCCGAATCTTGCTGCGGCGCTGCGGGACCGGCTACATGCCGATGCTGTTCGGCTTGCCGAGTCGGTCGGCTGTCGCGGCGTGATCACCGTCGAGTTCCTGGTGCGTGCCGAGGATGCCTGGTTCCTGGAGGTGAATCCGCGTTTGCAAGTCGAGCACACGGTCACCGAGGCGGTGATGGGCGTCGACCTCGTGGCCATCCAGCTGGATCTGGCGCGCGGGTGCACTCTCGCGGACCTCGATCTTCCCGCCGGTGCACCGCGTGGCCATGCCGTGCAGGCGCGGGTGAACGCCGAAATCGTCACCGCGAGTGGCGATGTGCTGCCGAGTACCGGGACTGTCGCACAGTTCGCCGCGCCGACCGGCGTGGGCGTGCGGGTCGACACCGCCGCGTACACCGGGATGCGGCAAGGGGCACAGTTCGATTCGCTGCTGGCGAAAGTGATCACCCACGCGCCGTCGTATGGGGCGGCCCTGCGCCGTTGTTCGGATGCGTTGGCCGAAACCGTGGTGGTCGGCGTCGATACGAACGCGGCGTTGCTGCGGGCGGTTATCGATGGACTCTCGGGCGGCACCACCGTATCGACCTCGTGGTTCGAACAGAATCTGAACGAAATCGTCACTCGGGCAATTGATTATGTGCCTGCTCCGCACCTGGAGCAGCCTGCCGACGCCGTCATCGCGGAGTCCGTTGTCCTGCAAGACGATGAACAAGCACTGCGGTCACCCATGGGTGGCACGGTGGTCAGCCTGGTCGAACCGGGCACCGTCGTCGCGGCAGGTGCCGAGGTCGCTGTCCTGGAAGCGATGAAGATGCAGCACGTGCTGCGTGCCGAACAACCGCTGCGTATCCGACGGCACGTCGCGGCACCTGGTGACACGGTGGATCCGCATGCACCTCTGCTGGTGTGGACCGAGGCCGACCACGACGGACTGGTCCCCGACGTCATGGCAATCGACCTCGACGTCGTCCGCCCCGACCTCGCCGAGGTGCGCGACCGCCATCGCATCGGTCTCGACGAATCCCGCCCCACCGCCGTCGCCAAACGCCACCGGCTCGGCAGGCGCACCGCCCGCGAGAACATCGCCGACCTGGTCGACGACGACAGCTTCATCGAATACGGCGCACTGGCGGTCGCCGCACAACGACTGCGCCGCAGCCAAGAGGACCTGATCGCCAACACCCCGGCCGACGGCTTGATCGGCGGAGTCGCCACCATCAACGCCGACCGCTTCGGCGCCGACCGTGGCCGGGTAGTCGTAATGTCCTATGACTACACGGTTTTGGCGGGCACCCAGGGCATGCGTAATCACGTCAAGACCGACCGCATGCTCGAACTGGCCCGCGAACAACAGCTTCCGGTGGTCTTCTTCACCGAGGGCGGCGGCGGCCGCCCCGGCGACACCGACTACAGCGGCATCTCCGGCCTCGACGTCACCACCTTCCGCGCCATGGGTGCGTTGTCCGGCCGAGTCCCGTTGGTCGGCATCGTCTCCGGCCGCTGCTTCGCGGGCAACGCCGCCCTGCTCGGCATGTGCGACGTCGTGATCGCCACCCCCGACGCGAATATCGGCATGGGCGGTCCCGCCATGATCGAAGGCGGTGGGCTCGGCGTCTACGCCCCTGAGGACATCGGCCCGATCGACGTGCAGCGCCGCAACGGTGTCGTGCACATCGTGGCCGCCGACGAAGCCGAAGCCGTTCGCGTTGCCCAACGCTCTCTCGCCTACTTCCAAGGGCCAGTGGATGATTGGAGTGCCCCGGATCCACGCCTGTCGCGCCACGTTGTCCCGGAGAATCGGCTGCACGCGTTCGACATCCGCACCGCCATCGAGGCCGTCGCCGATCTCGATTCGGTGCTCGAGCTGCGCCGCGACTGGGCGGTCGGCATCGTCACCGCCCTGATCCGTGTCGAAGGTCGTCCCTACGGCCTCATCGCCAACAACTGTCATCATCTCGGCGGCGCCATCGATGCCCCCGCCGCCGACAAACTCAGCAGCTTCCTGCGCCTCTGCGACGCCAATGGTCTACCCATCGTGTCTCTGTGCGACACACCGGGTTTCATGGTCGGTCCGGAGGCGGAAAAGGACGCCACCGTCACCAAGTTCAGCCGCCTCTTCATCGACGCGGCCGCCCTGTCCGTCCCGTGGGGCACCATCATCCTGCGCAAGGGCTACGGCCTCGGCGCCCAAGCCATGGCCGCGGGCTCCTTCCGTGCTCCCCGCTTCGTCATCGCCTGGCCTACCGGTGAAATCGGCGGGATGGGCCTGGAAGGTGCGGTCCGCCTGGGCTTTGCCAAGGAACTGGCAGCCATCGAAGATCCGGTCGCACGCCAGGAAGCCTTCGACAACCTGGTCGCCCTCGCCTACGCCAACGGGAAAGCGCTCACCGCCGCCACTGTCCTCGAACTGGACGACGTGATCGACCCCGCGCACACCCGCCGCTGGATCACCACGCTCCGCTGA
- a CDS encoding LLM class flavin-dependent oxidoreductase → MTLSFHWFLPTYGDSRGLVAGGHGTFMSGDRPATLRYLNQIGAAAEDNGFEAVLTPTGAWCEDAWLTTAMLVDTTETLKFLVALRPGLVSPTLAAQMAGTFQRHSQGRLLLNVVTGGESHEQQAYGDFLDKEQRYTRTGEFLHVVRELWNSHEPITFEGEHIHVRDALLSNRPDPIPPVFFGGSSAPAGPVAARYADTYLTWGEPLLAVSRKLEWIRRLAVDQGRILDYGLRIHVISRDTAEEAWAEADRLLHGIDPADIERVQASLARSESEGQRRMSELHGGSTDRLEIAPNLWAGVGLVRGGAGTALVGSHEEVAERLVEYAKLGIDHFILSGYPHLEEAYWFGEGVLPILERKGLWRHPSRPVAAPVSTPFAASSSS, encoded by the coding sequence ATGACCCTGTCATTCCACTGGTTCCTGCCCACCTACGGTGACTCGCGCGGCCTGGTCGCGGGCGGACACGGCACCTTCATGTCCGGCGACCGGCCCGCGACGCTGCGCTACCTGAACCAGATCGGCGCGGCCGCCGAGGACAACGGCTTCGAGGCGGTGCTCACCCCGACCGGCGCCTGGTGCGAGGACGCCTGGCTCACCACGGCGATGCTGGTCGACACCACCGAGACGCTGAAGTTCCTGGTGGCGCTGCGCCCCGGCTTGGTCAGCCCGACGCTGGCGGCGCAGATGGCTGGCACCTTCCAACGGCACTCGCAGGGCAGGCTGCTGCTGAACGTGGTGACCGGCGGCGAATCGCACGAACAGCAGGCCTACGGCGACTTCCTGGACAAGGAACAGCGCTACACGCGCACCGGCGAATTCCTGCACGTAGTACGCGAACTATGGAACTCGCACGAGCCGATCACCTTCGAGGGCGAGCACATCCACGTCCGCGACGCCCTGCTGAGCAACCGGCCCGACCCGATCCCGCCGGTGTTCTTCGGCGGCTCCTCCGCACCCGCGGGACCGGTCGCGGCCCGCTACGCCGACACCTACCTGACCTGGGGTGAACCGCTGCTCGCGGTGAGCAGGAAGCTGGAGTGGATCCGCCGCCTCGCCGTCGACCAGGGTCGCATCCTCGACTACGGCCTGCGCATCCATGTGATCAGCCGCGACACCGCCGAGGAGGCGTGGGCCGAGGCCGACCGGCTGCTGCATGGCATCGATCCCGCCGATATCGAGCGAGTGCAGGCGAGCCTGGCCCGCAGCGAGTCCGAGGGGCAGCGGCGCATGTCCGAACTGCACGGCGGCAGCACCGACCGGCTGGAGATCGCGCCCAATCTGTGGGCAGGGGTCGGCCTGGTGCGCGGCGGCGCGGGCACGGCGCTGGTCGGTTCGCACGAAGAGGTCGCCGAGCGGTTGGTCGAGTACGCGAAGCTGGGCATCGACCACTTCATCCTGTCCGGCTATCCGCATCTCGAGGAGGCGTACTGGTTCGGCGAGGGTGTGCTGCCGATCTTGGAACGCAAGGGGCTGTGGCGGCATCCGTCCCGTCCGGTCGCCGCACCGGTCTCGACGCCCTTCGCGGCCTCGTCCAGCAGCTGA
- a CDS encoding flavin-containing monooxygenase encodes MTRHVDVLIIGAGLSGIGMACHLTREQTGRSYAILERRTAIGGTWDLFRYPGIRSDSDMYTFGYGFRPWVGTKVLADGPHIRQYVEDTANEYGVTQHIHFGRKVTTARWSSAAEIWTVEALDEQTGATETFTSNFLVGCTGYYDYDNGYRPEFPGEADFGGQIVHPQHWPENLYYRGKRVVVIGSGATAITLIPAMSEDAAHVTMLQRSPTYITALPADDPVAVGMKLARVPAKLAYRAGRARNIALQRASFQLSRTNPDAARKLLLGAVRMQLGKDIDMRHFTPSYNPWDQRLCVVPNGDLFKVLRSGKASIVTDRIDTFTETGIRLASGEELPADIVISATGLRVQMLGGATLELDGEPVVTRDRVVYKGALLDGVPNALMVLGYTNASWTLKADLAAEYFCRILNHMKTHGYTRMVAVAEEGDRSPDSVMGGALTSGYIQRGDAIMPRQGTRGPWKVINNYFRDRKMLRKGPIEDGVLTFTTPTTAADTTRPLQATRTA; translated from the coding sequence ATGACGCGGCATGTCGACGTACTGATCATCGGCGCCGGGCTATCCGGAATCGGTATGGCCTGTCACCTCACCCGCGAGCAGACCGGGCGCAGCTACGCGATCCTGGAGCGGCGCACCGCCATCGGCGGCACCTGGGACCTTTTCCGTTACCCCGGCATACGGTCCGACTCGGACATGTACACCTTCGGCTACGGCTTCCGCCCGTGGGTCGGCACCAAGGTGCTCGCCGACGGCCCGCATATTCGCCAGTACGTCGAGGACACGGCCAACGAATACGGCGTCACCCAGCACATCCACTTCGGCCGCAAGGTCACCACCGCCCGCTGGTCCAGCGCGGCAGAAATCTGGACCGTCGAGGCGCTCGACGAGCAGACCGGCGCCACCGAGACCTTCACCAGCAACTTCCTGGTCGGCTGCACCGGCTACTACGACTACGACAATGGCTACCGGCCGGAATTCCCCGGCGAGGCCGATTTCGGCGGGCAGATCGTGCACCCGCAGCACTGGCCGGAAAATCTCTACTACCGCGGCAAGCGGGTGGTCGTGATCGGCAGTGGAGCCACCGCGATCACCTTGATTCCCGCGATGAGCGAGGACGCCGCGCACGTCACCATGCTGCAGCGGTCGCCGACCTACATCACCGCACTGCCCGCCGACGATCCGGTCGCGGTCGGCATGAAGCTGGCCAGGGTGCCAGCGAAGCTGGCCTACCGGGCCGGTCGTGCGCGCAATATCGCGTTGCAGCGCGCCAGTTTTCAGCTGTCCCGCACCAACCCCGATGCGGCCCGCAAGCTGCTGCTCGGCGCGGTGCGGATGCAGCTCGGCAAGGACATCGACATGCGGCACTTCACGCCGTCCTACAACCCCTGGGACCAGCGACTGTGTGTCGTGCCGAACGGTGACCTTTTCAAGGTGCTGCGCAGCGGCAAGGCGTCCATCGTCACCGACCGCATCGACACCTTCACCGAGACCGGCATCCGCCTGGCCTCCGGCGAGGAACTACCCGCCGACATCGTGATCAGCGCGACCGGCCTGCGCGTGCAGATGCTCGGCGGCGCCACCCTCGAGCTGGACGGCGAACCGGTGGTCACCCGCGACCGCGTCGTCTACAAGGGCGCCCTGCTCGACGGCGTCCCCAACGCCCTGATGGTGCTCGGCTACACGAATGCCTCCTGGACGCTGAAGGCAGACCTCGCCGCCGAATACTTCTGCCGAATCCTCAACCACATGAAGACGCACGGCTACACCCGCATGGTCGCCGTCGCCGAGGAAGGCGACCGCTCACCCGACTCCGTCATGGGCGGCGCCCTGACCTCCGGCTACATCCAACGCGGCGACGCCATCATGCCCCGCCAAGGCACCCGCGGCCCCTGGAAGGTCATCAACAACTACTTCCGCGACCGCAAAATGCTCCGCAAGGGCCCCATCGAAGACGGCGTCCTCACCTTCACCACGCCCACCACCGCCGCCGATACCACCCGCCCCCTGCAGGCCACCCGAACCGCCTGA
- a CDS encoding ABC transporter substrate-binding protein produces MKARRLLLATTLALVATVGTACGSDKSDDAAVRADGSIDLSQVTVRAGDQKGTGLQALLTAAGELATTPYKITWSQYQSGPPMLEAINAGAVDLGGVGNAPPVFAAAAKSAIKIVSAYQAGKEGQGIVVPKDSPLRTPEELRGKKIAVAKGSSAHAHLLAVLSKAGITWDEIEPQYLQPPDALAALSTGRVDAWAIWDPYTAQAEQQSNARILVDGNGYVTGDAFYVAGAKALGNKATAAALRDLLARIARAHAWVNEHPEQWAKTYAELTGLPYDVILAVVKRGPYHDHQLDAATIAAEQGVADAFADAGLIPRKVTISDYTDTRFNDLFPPAS; encoded by the coding sequence ATGAAAGCCAGAAGGCTGCTGCTCGCAACGACTCTCGCGTTGGTCGCGACGGTCGGCACAGCCTGTGGGTCCGACAAGTCCGACGATGCGGCGGTCCGCGCCGACGGTTCGATCGACCTGTCCCAGGTCACCGTGCGCGCGGGCGATCAGAAGGGCACCGGCCTGCAAGCGCTGCTCACCGCTGCGGGTGAATTGGCCACAACGCCCTACAAGATCACCTGGTCGCAGTACCAATCCGGCCCGCCGATGCTGGAGGCGATCAACGCGGGCGCGGTCGATCTCGGCGGCGTCGGCAACGCACCGCCGGTCTTCGCGGCGGCGGCCAAGTCCGCCATCAAGATCGTCAGCGCCTACCAGGCGGGCAAGGAAGGCCAAGGGATCGTGGTGCCAAAGGATTCACCACTGCGGACCCCGGAAGAGTTGCGCGGCAAGAAGATCGCCGTCGCCAAGGGCAGCTCGGCGCACGCCCACCTGCTCGCCGTGCTGAGCAAAGCGGGGATCACATGGGACGAGATCGAGCCGCAATACTTGCAGCCGCCGGACGCGCTGGCGGCGCTGTCCACCGGCCGAGTCGACGCGTGGGCGATCTGGGACCCGTACACCGCGCAGGCCGAGCAGCAGTCGAACGCGCGAATCCTGGTGGACGGCAACGGTTATGTGACCGGCGATGCGTTCTACGTCGCCGGTGCCAAGGCACTCGGTAACAAGGCGACCGCCGCGGCGCTGCGCGACCTGCTCGCCCGCATCGCACGGGCGCACGCCTGGGTCAATGAGCACCCCGAGCAGTGGGCGAAAACCTACGCCGAACTGACCGGCCTGCCCTATGACGTCATCCTCGCCGTCGTCAAGCGCGGCCCGTACCACGACCATCAGCTCGACGCCGCCACCATCGCCGCCGAGCAGGGTGTCGCGGACGCGTTCGCCGACGCCGGGCTCATCCCGCGCAAGGTGACCATCTCGGACTACACCGACACCCGCTTCAACGACCTGTTTCCCCCGGCCTCCTGA
- a CDS encoding ABC transporter ATP-binding protein, with amino-acid sequence MATRIPGTVITEPRTATATPDDAALGPAERLSAATISADAAVGPAVARVRGLVRDFDGRRVLDGLDLDIAPGEFVALLGRSGSGKSTLLRALAGLDRGVQGELITKGTIAVAFQEPRLVPWKRVLANVFLGLRHPDPKAAARAALAEVGLTERADAWPLTLSGGEAQRASLARALVREPDLLLLDEPFSALDALTRITIHRLVIDLWQRRRPGVLLVTHDVDEALRLADRVLVLGEGRIAHESRIDLPRPRRNDHPHLLALRDTLLAELGVAPEGTE; translated from the coding sequence ATGGCGACGCGGATTCCTGGGACAGTGATCACCGAACCACGAACGGCCACAGCGACTCCCGACGACGCCGCACTGGGGCCAGCTGAACGCCTCTCGGCGGCAACGATTTCCGCGGACGCAGCGGTAGGCCCCGCAGTCGCCCGAGTGCGCGGCCTCGTCCGCGACTTCGACGGCCGCCGCGTCCTCGACGGTCTCGATCTCGACATCGCACCAGGCGAATTCGTCGCCTTGCTCGGTCGCAGCGGCTCGGGCAAGTCCACCTTGCTCCGCGCACTCGCGGGTCTGGATCGCGGCGTCCAGGGCGAGCTGATCACCAAGGGCACGATTGCCGTCGCCTTCCAGGAACCACGCCTCGTCCCGTGGAAGCGTGTGTTGGCCAACGTTTTTCTCGGCCTACGGCACCCCGACCCCAAGGCCGCGGCCCGTGCCGCGCTGGCCGAGGTCGGTCTGACGGAACGCGCGGACGCCTGGCCGCTCACCCTCTCCGGTGGTGAAGCCCAGCGAGCCAGCCTGGCCCGCGCCCTGGTCCGCGAGCCGGACCTGCTGCTGCTCGACGAACCCTTCAGCGCCCTCGACGCGCTCACCCGGATCACCATCCACCGTCTCGTCATCGACCTGTGGCAGCGCCGCCGCCCCGGTGTCCTGCTGGTCACCCATGACGTCGACGAGGCGCTGCGGCTGGCCGATCGAGTGCTGGTGCTCGGTGAGGGCCGCATCGCACACGAGTCACGCATCGATCTACCGCGCCCGCGCCGCAATGACCATCCGCACCTGCTCGCCCTGCGCGACACCCTGCTCGCCGAACTCGGCGTGGCACCGGAAGGAACCGAATGA
- a CDS encoding amino acid permease: protein MTTPAAQRWRRRLPDTAMTDGAPTLARRLGRIDLTAMGVGTIVGAGIFVITGVAAAEKAGPSIVLSFMLAGTVCVLVALCYSELAAMVPVSGSAYTYTYATLGEGPAFLVGWNLLLEFVIAGAAVAIGWSGTTVSALDSMFGITIPKAIAAGPTEGGIVNLPAMLIICVIVAVLVGEVSLTARITKVLVGVTIGVLVLVVAVGAPHIDVGNWTPFAPFGVSGIIGGAAIAFFAFLGFDVVAASAEEARNPRRDIPFAIIGTVLIATVLYALVSAVLTGIAPFATLNNGAPIATAFEGLHIGWIGNVIVLASIVALTKGLLMIVYAQVRLMFAMCRDRLLPFGLAQTGKRATPVRLTLLLGVVGAAIAGLLPIEIVVELVNIGALSAFAVVCVGVLVLRRAEPDRERPFRTPFVPVVPALALIGCVLLATTLDGLTWVRFAIWVAVGLAVYFGYGRKRSTLAPAAVS, encoded by the coding sequence ATGACCACCCCAGCCGCTCAGCGATGGCGCCGCCGCCTGCCCGACACCGCGATGACCGACGGAGCGCCGACGCTGGCGCGCAGGCTCGGCCGGATCGACCTCACGGCGATGGGTGTCGGCACCATCGTCGGCGCGGGCATCTTCGTGATCACCGGTGTGGCCGCGGCGGAGAAGGCCGGGCCGTCGATCGTGCTGTCGTTCATGTTGGCGGGGACGGTGTGCGTGCTCGTCGCGCTCTGCTACAGCGAACTGGCGGCGATGGTGCCGGTATCCGGCAGCGCCTACACCTACACGTATGCGACGCTCGGTGAGGGGCCCGCGTTCCTGGTCGGCTGGAATCTGTTGCTGGAGTTCGTGATCGCGGGCGCCGCGGTGGCGATCGGCTGGTCCGGGACCACGGTGTCGGCGCTGGATTCGATGTTCGGCATCACGATCCCGAAGGCCATCGCGGCGGGTCCGACCGAGGGCGGCATCGTCAATTTGCCTGCGATGCTGATCATCTGCGTGATCGTCGCGGTGCTGGTCGGCGAGGTGTCGTTGACCGCGCGGATCACCAAGGTGCTGGTCGGTGTGACGATCGGCGTGCTGGTGCTGGTGGTCGCGGTCGGTGCGCCGCATATCGACGTCGGCAACTGGACTCCGTTCGCGCCCTTCGGTGTCAGCGGCATCATCGGCGGTGCGGCGATCGCGTTCTTCGCGTTCCTCGGCTTCGATGTGGTCGCCGCCTCGGCCGAGGAGGCCCGCAACCCGCGCCGGGACATTCCGTTCGCCATCATCGGAACGGTACTCATCGCGACCGTGCTCTACGCCCTGGTCAGCGCCGTACTCACCGGTATCGCGCCCTTCGCGACGCTCAACAACGGGGCGCCGATCGCGACCGCGTTCGAGGGGCTGCACATCGGCTGGATCGGCAACGTCATCGTGCTCGCCTCGATCGTCGCGTTGACCAAGGGTCTGCTGATGATCGTCTACGCGCAGGTGCGGCTGATGTTCGCGATGTGCCGAGATCGGTTGCTGCCCTTCGGTCTCGCGCAGACCGGCAAGCGGGCAACGCCCGTGCGGCTGACGCTGCTGCTCGGCGTGGTCGGTGCGGCGATCGCCGGGCTGCTGCCCATCGAGATCGTGGTGGAGCTGGTGAACATCGGTGCGCTGTCCGCGTTCGCGGTGGTGTGCGTCGGCGTGCTGGTGTTGCGCCGGGCCGAGCCCGATCGAGAGCGGCCGTTCCGCACCCCGTTCGTTCCGGTGGTTCCGGCGCTCGCGCTCATCGGATGCGTGTTGCTCGCGACCACATTGGACGGGTTGACCTGGGTGCGCTTCGCGATCTGGGTAGCGGTCGGACTGGCCGTCTACTTCGGATACGGCCGCAAACGCTCCACGCTTGCCCCGGCTGCCGTCAGTTAG
- a CDS encoding ABC transporter permease, translating to MPVRARSAARWRPRKTWLRIVSPLVIVVAWQLASAGGVLPERLLASPVTIVRTTWELIQEGTLQEAITVSLGRAATGFVIGAVLGIGLAVLAGLSTVGEYIVDPPMQMLRTVPFYGLIPLLILWFGIGELPKVVLVAFGAAIPLYLNTFAGIRGVDSKLAELAEVQQLGRVALIGHIVLPGALPQILVGLRQSLGIAWLALIVAEQVNADAGLGFLINDAREFLRTDVIVVGLLVYCVLGLLTDAFVRLIERKALAWRRGFLGQ from the coding sequence ATGCCCGTTCGGGCTCGATCGGCGGCCCGATGGCGACCACGCAAGACGTGGTTGCGGATAGTCAGCCCGCTGGTCATCGTCGTGGCATGGCAGCTCGCCAGCGCCGGCGGCGTGCTGCCGGAACGGTTGCTGGCCTCGCCGGTAACGATTGTGCGGACCACCTGGGAACTTATCCAGGAAGGAACGCTGCAGGAGGCCATCACGGTATCGCTCGGCCGGGCCGCGACCGGCTTCGTGATCGGCGCCGTGCTCGGCATCGGCCTCGCCGTGCTCGCCGGGCTGAGCACGGTCGGCGAATACATCGTCGATCCGCCGATGCAGATGTTGCGCACGGTGCCGTTCTACGGTCTGATCCCGCTGCTCATCCTGTGGTTCGGGATCGGCGAGCTGCCGAAGGTGGTGCTGGTCGCGTTCGGCGCGGCGATTCCGCTGTACCTCAATACGTTTGCCGGTATCCGCGGGGTGGACAGCAAGCTCGCCGAGCTCGCCGAGGTGCAGCAGCTCGGCCGAGTCGCCCTCATCGGGCACATCGTGCTGCCGGGTGCGCTGCCGCAGATCCTGGTCGGCCTGCGCCAGTCGCTGGGCATCGCCTGGCTGGCGCTGATCGTCGCCGAGCAGGTCAATGCCGATGCGGGGCTGGGCTTCCTGATCAACGACGCCCGCGAATTCCTGCGCACCGACGTGATCGTGGTCGGCCTGCTCGTGTACTGCGTGCTCGGCCTGCTGACCGACGCATTCGTCCGATTGATCGAGCGGAAGGCGCTGGCATGGCGACGCGGATTCCTGGGACAGTGA